A stretch of Miscanthus floridulus cultivar M001 chromosome 13, ASM1932011v1, whole genome shotgun sequence DNA encodes these proteins:
- the LOC136499902 gene encoding uncharacterized protein, translating into MGVRESLARGASWPSDLRALGAPYGGGRRCRGKGAARVEEEDAGVGKEPLGWGRRTPGLGKEPPVWGEEDAVVGDKDAGLGEEDAAAGGQGVNGGVERTDGRRGGAWSPARGAAERSRGRGAAGFMGGGEQDAMAVATVISSKNGDIGCD; encoded by the coding sequence ATGGGGGTGAGAGAGAGCCTGGCGCGGGGAGCGTCATGGCCGTCGGATTTGAGGGCGTTGGGAGCTCCCTATGGGGGAGGACGTCGGTGTCGGGGGAAGGGAGCCGCCAGGGTTGAGGAGGAGGACGCCGGGGTGGGGAAGGAGCCGctggggtgggggaggaggacgccggggTTGGGGAAGGAGCCACCGGTGTGGGGGGAGGAGGACGCCGTGGTGGGGGATAAGGACGCTGGATTGGGGGAGGAGGACGCTGCCGCCGGTGGTCAGGGAGTGAACGGGGGTGTGGAGAGGACGGACGGAAGGCGGGGAGGAGCATGGTCGCCAGCTCGCGGCGCTGCGGAGCGCAGTCGGGGGCGCGGCGCTGCTGGATTCATGGGGGGAGGAGAGCAGGACGCCATGGCAGTCGCAACGGTGATTTCTTCGAAGAATGGAGACATCGGCTGTGATTAG